One Triticum dicoccoides isolate Atlit2015 ecotype Zavitan chromosome 4B, WEW_v2.0, whole genome shotgun sequence genomic window carries:
- the LOC119291762 gene encoding aquaporin TIP1-1 translates to MPVSRIAVGSHREVYEVGALKAALAEFISTLIFVFAGQGSGMAFSKLSPDGAATPAGLISAAIAHAFALFVAVSVGANISGGHVNPAVTFGAFVGGNITLFRGLLYWIAQLLGSTAACFLLRFSTGGLPTGTFGLTGIGAWEAVVLEIVMTFGLVYTVYATAVDPKKGSLGTIAPIAIGFIVGANILVGGAFSGASMNPAVSFGPALVSWEWGYQWVYWVGPLIGGGLAGVIYELLFISRTHEQLPTTDY, encoded by the exons ATGCCGGTCAGCAGGATCGCCGTGGGGAGCCACCGTGAGGTGTACGAGGTCGGCGCCCTCAAGGCGGCGCTCGCCGAGTTCATCTCCACGCTCATCTTCGTCTTCGCCGGCCAGGGCTCCGGCATGGCCTTCA GCAAGCTGAGCCCCGACGGCGCGGCGACCCCCGCTGGCCTGATCTCGGCGGCGATAGCGCACGCCTTCGCCCTGTTCGTGGCGGTGTCCGTGGGCGCCAACATCTCCGGCGGGCACGTGAACCCGGCCGTGACCTTCGGCGCCTTCGTGGGCGGCAACATCACCCTCTTCCGCGGCCTGCTCTACTGGATCGCCCAGCTCCTGGGCTCCACCGCCGCCTGCTTCCTCCTCCGCTTCTCCACCGGCGGGCTCCCCACCGGCACCTTCGGGCTGACCGGCATCGGCGCGTGGGAGGCGGTGGTGCTGGAGATCGTCATGACCTTCGGGCTGGTGTACACGGTGTACGCCACCGCCGTGGACCCCAAGAAGGGCAGCCTGGGCACCATCGCGCCCATCGCCATCGGCTTCATCGTGGGCGCCAACATCCTGGTCGGCGGCGCCTTCTCCGGCGCGTCCATGAACCCCGCCGTCTCCTTCGGCCCCGCCCTCGTCAGCTGGGAGTGGGGGTACCAGTGGGTGTACTGGGTCGGCCCCCTCATCGGcggcggcctcgccggcgtcatctaCGAGCTGCTCTTCATCTCCCGCACCCACGAGCAGCTCCCCACCACCGACTACTAA